The Thermodesulfobacteriota bacterium genome includes the window GACCCGTCCGACTGGTCAGACGGGTCCGACCTGTCCATCGAATCAGCTTTCACGCCGAATGATCATCGCCATGGTGGAGCCGCCCCCGCCGCAGATGGAGGCGACGCCCAGCTCTTTGTCCAGACCCTTGAGGGCGTGGTAAAGGGTCACGAGGATGCGCGCCCCGGAGCACCCGGTGGGGTGGCCCAGCGCGATGGCGCCCCCGTGCACGTTGAGCTTTGCCCGGTCCCACCCGAGCATGCGCTCGTTGGCCAGGATCTGGGCGGCAAAGGCCTCGTTGACCTCGATGAGGTCCATGTCCGCAAGGGCCATCCCGGCCCGCTCCAGCGCCCGGGGAATGGCCACGCCGGGGCCCTCGCCCATGACCGTGCCGTCCACGGCGGTCTGGGTGTAAGAGGCCACGGAGAAGAGCGGCTTGACCCCCCGGCGGGCCGCCTGCTCGCGGGTCATGGCCACGAGGAACGCCGCGCCGTCGGTGAGCCCGCAGGCGTTGCCCGCAGTGACGAGGCCGTCCTTCTTGAAGGCCCCGGGGAGCTTGGCCATTTGCTCGGCGGTGGCTCCGTAGCGGATGGACTCGTCCTTGTCGAAGACCACGTCGGGGGCCTTCTTTCCCCCGGGGATCACCACGGGGGTGATCTCGGCGTCGAACCACCCGTTCTTCTGGGCGGCCTCGGCCTTCTGGTGGCTTGCGGCAGCGAACTCGTCCATCTCCGCCCGGGTGAGCTGGTACTTCTCTACCAGGTTCTCGGCGGTCAGCCCCATGGAGAGGTCGGCAACCGGATCGTGGGAGTCGGTCCAGCCGTCCTCCAGGGTCACCGGCCCCATGCGGAAGCCCTGCCACCGGTACCCCTTCACCAGGTGGGGGATGGTGGACATGCTCTCCATGCCCCCGCACAGCACCACCTCGGCCTGGCCCACCTGGATGAGCTGGGTGGCGAGGCTCACGGCCTTCATGCCCGCGGGACAGGCCTTGTTGATGGTCACGCCCGGGGTCTGGGGACCGCACCCCCCCTTGAGGGCCGCCGTGCGACCCGGGTTCACGAAGTTCCCCGCCTGGCGGCACGAGCCGACGATGGCGTCCTCCACCTCCTCGCCGGCCACGTTGGCCCGCTTGAGGGCCTCGCGGATGGGAAACGAGGCGATGTCGTAGACCTTCAAGTCCTTCAGGGTCCCCCCGAACTTGCCCATGGGGGTGCGAACGGCGCTGACGAAGACCACATCGTTGAGCTCTCTCACGGCGTCACCTCTCTTGGAAACCGGGTGGTGGACGAACGGAATGACCGACGGGATGACCCCGACTCGGGGGCGGTCCCTTGCGCAGTTAGAGCACCGGGCACTCGAGACTCAGGCGCCGGCTGGGTACGAAGCCCATGTTCCCGAAGAACTTGAGCAACCCGAACTCCTTCCAGTCCACGATGGTGTAGATCTTCTCCACCTTGGCCACCTTCATGTTGGCCCGGAACTGGTCGAAGAGCGCACTGCCCAGGCCGTGGTCCTGGAAGGCCGGTTCCACCCCCAGGGTGTCCACCACGGCCGAGGTCTCGGGAATCCCGAACTCCCCGAAGAACAGCGTCCCCATCAGGAACCCCACGACCGCGCCGTCCACCTCGGCCACGAGCGACGCGTTGAGCTGGGCGCCAAACTGGGTCGAGACCTCGATCCGGTAGCGGTAGTACTCGGGCCGTGCGCTGCCGGTGATCTTCTCGTCAATGGCGGCGACGGCCCCCAGGTCCTGGGGCCTCATCACCCGAACGACGGCCTCTACGCCCATGGGGGTGCTCCTCTGCGGCGGGCTGCGCTGGCAACAGGCGCTTGCGGAAAGGCGTTTCCCCGCGAAGGCACCAAGACACCCAGAAAGGGCAGGCACGCGGCGGACCCGGCGCAGGATCGGGCGGCGCGGGTCCGTAGGCAGGCAACGGCCTTGGTGTCTTCGTGTCTTGGCGGCGGATATACCCGTCCCTCGTGCTAGAACAGTTCCTCGCCCTCATCCGGCGCGCCGGCCTTCTCCCGGGTATAGATCACCTGGTAGCGGTGCGGGTCTTCTCCCGCCTCCAGGCACGCGGTGCAGGCGGCGGCACCTTCGCCGACGCCCTCTCGCAGCACCGGCACCAGGAGCACCTCGTACCCCAGGCTCCGGTAGGCCGCCACGGCCTCGCCGAGCCGGGGCTCCGAGGCGACGCTGCGGCGCTGCCAGCCTTCCGCGCGAAGCCGGCCCGGATCGAAGGTCTCGTTCTCGCCCACCGTTCCTCGATTCCTCCGGTGCTCTCGATGGAGACCGGGCCGCGTGGTGCCCCGTCCGGATGGTGCCCGAGAACCAAGCCTGCCCGCGCCTGCCTACCAGCTGTGGGAGACCGCGTCAAAGAGGCACGCCGCCACGCAGGGGAGGGGTCCTCGTCCCCGGGTGGGCTTGCACTCGGAGCACTCGGCTTCGAGCCTTCGGCGTACGTCCTCCCGGATCGCCACGACCGTCTCGCCGTAGGGATCCTCTTCCTCCCGGAAGAGGCCCCGGGGGCAGGCCGCCATGCAGGGCCGCTCCCCGCAGCCGGCACAGCGCCCCGCGTCGATGGTGACATAGAACTCCCCCCGGGCGTCCCGGTAGCCGTAATGGGCGATCACGGGGGGTGGCCTGTTGCGCGTTGCGCGTTGCGCGTGGGTCCCTTGGCTATTTGCCGGGCAGTGAGCATCTCATGGGCCTGTCGGACTTCACGCTTCACGGGGTCTCCCCGGCATCGCTTCATGGGACCTATGGGACCTATGGGAGAAACCCCCGTAATCCCCTTCACGTCTCACGTCTCACGTCTCACTTCTCACTTCTTCACGTGCAGCGTGTGGGCGAAGAGGGCGGCGCCCAGGGCGCCGGCAATCTGGGTATCGAAGGCGGTCTTCCGGCTCTCCACTCCGAGGATCTCCTCGATGCGGCGGACCACTCCGGCATTCTTGGAGATCCCCCCGGTGACGAAGAACTCCGGCTCCACGCCGATCCGCTCCAGGAGCGCGGCGACCCGCTCGGCCATGGCGCGGCAGTAGGCCGCGATGACCTTGTTCTTGGTCCAGCCGTCCTTGAGCCGGGCCATGGCCTCGCTCTTGGCGAAGACCACGCACACGTCCGAGACCGGGGGCGGCTCCTCGTCGATGTCGAAGGACCGGGGGCCGAGCTCCTCGATGGGCACCTCCAGCAGATCGGCGATCACCTCCATGCCCCGGCCCGTGCCGGCCGCGCACTTGTCGTTCATGAGAAAGTTGGTGACCTTGCCCCGCTCGTCGATGTGGATCGCCTTGCAGTCCTGGCCCCCCATGTCGAGGATCGTCCGCACGCCCGCCCCGCCCATGTAGTGGGCGCCCAGCCCGTGACAGGCGATCTCGGTGATGGCCTTGTCGGCAAACGGGATGTTCACTCTGCCGTACCCGGTGCCGACGGTGAAGTGGATGTCGTCGAGCTTCAGGCCGGTCTTCTCGAAGAGCCCCTGCATCGCCCGCTGGGCAGACTCGGGCGAGTTGCCGCCGGTACGCACCGTGTTGTAGGCGTAGAGTTCTGCGTCCAGGCACACCACCGACTGGGAGCTCACGCTGCCCACGTCGATCCCCTGGGTGATGACGCGCGCGTCCTGCCAGGTCCGGTCGGGGTCGGTCCAGGACTCCTCCTTCCACCTCCAGAACTCCCGCGTCGGTTCGCTCATGGCTCGGTTTCCTCCCTGCTCGCCGACCCCCTTGGGGAGGAGGGGCGGCGGCGGGGCTCTTCGTCAGGCGGAACGCTCGGCTGCGACGGCGGCCGCGCCCAGCGCCGCCGCGAACTCCGGGTGCTCTGGAATCCGGATGGTCTCCACGTCCAGGTGTTCCCGCAGGCAGCGCACGAACCCCGGGTTGTAGGCCAGGCCGCCCAGGAGGGCCACCTCGCCCTCGATCTTGACCCGGCGCACCATGGAGGCGACGCGGTTGGCGATGGCGTCGTGGACCGCCCGGGCGATGTCCCTGCGGTCCGCGCCCGAGTGGATGAGGGAGACGACCTCGCTCTCGGCGAACACCGTGCATTGGGCGTTCATGGAGATCCGCGCCGAGCTCTCCAGGCTCTTCTCGCCGAACTCCTTGAGCGTCATGCCTAGAGCCCGGGCCATTGACTCGGTAAACGCCCCCGAGCCGGCGGCGCACTTGTCGTTGACCGCCGAGTCCACCACCCTGCCCCGGCCATCGGTCTTGATGCCCCGGCTCTCCTCGGCCCCCACCTCCACCACGGTTGTCACGCCGGGGCACAGAAGGTTCGCGCCCCGGGCCGTCGCGGTGACGTCGGTCACCGTGGAGTCCGCGAAGGCCAGCAGGTTGCGCCCGCCCCCGGTGGCCGTCACGTGCACCAGGTCTGCCCGCTTCAGCCCCGCCTGCTTCAGGGCGCCGGCCAGCAACTCCCCAGCGACCACGTTGGGCTCGAAGCCCGCCGGTCCCGCCGCCCGTGCGGCGACCGCGCCGTCTGCCAGCACCACGACCTTGATGCTCTTGTTCCCCACGTCGACGCCGGAAGTGACCATGAAGCCTCGAAACCTCTCTCCTCGCCGTCTTGCGGTGCGGGTCGTCGCGGGGTCGACCGGGCTCTCCCCGGCACAGGGGCGCCGGGTCGGCGGTGGAACGTCCCGAACGGGGCCAGAGCAAGTGCCGTGCCAGTCGGCCCGACCACCCCCGAGGGAAGCCGGGGGCTGCGATGGGTGGCGCGGGCCCCCAACGCCCGCGTCCCCGAATCGCGGCCCGCCGGCGCGTATCGCACGCGAATTTCGGATAAACCTTCACCGGCGGCGCGGTGAAGAATGACTCCGAAATCGGGGCACACGGCGGAG containing:
- a CDS encoding acetyl-CoA C-acyltransferase; its protein translation is MRELNDVVFVSAVRTPMGKFGGTLKDLKVYDIASFPIREALKRANVAGEEVEDAIVGSCRQAGNFVNPGRTAALKGGCGPQTPGVTINKACPAGMKAVSLATQLIQVGQAEVVLCGGMESMSTIPHLVKGYRWQGFRMGPVTLEDGWTDSHDPVADLSMGLTAENLVEKYQLTRAEMDEFAAASHQKAEAAQKNGWFDAEITPVVIPGGKKAPDVVFDKDESIRYGATAEQMAKLPGAFKKDGLVTAGNACGLTDGAAFLVAMTREQAARRGVKPLFSVASYTQTAVDGTVMGEGPGVAIPRALERAGMALADMDLIEVNEAFAAQILANERMLGWDRAKLNVHGGAIALGHPTGCSGARILVTLYHALKGLDKELGVASICGGGGSTMAMIIRRES
- a CDS encoding GNAT family N-acetyltransferase codes for the protein MGVEAVVRVMRPQDLGAVAAIDEKITGSARPEYYRYRIEVSTQFGAQLNASLVAEVDGAVVGFLMGTLFFGEFGIPETSAVVDTLGVEPAFQDHGLGSALFDQFRANMKVAKVEKIYTIVDWKEFGLLKFFGNMGFVPSRRLSLECPVL
- a CDS encoding 4Fe-4S dicluster domain-containing protein, with the protein product MIAHYGYRDARGEFYVTIDAGRCAGCGERPCMAACPRGLFREEEDPYGETVVAIREDVRRRLEAECSECKPTRGRGPLPCVAACLFDAVSHSW
- the bzdQ gene encoding benzoyl-CoA reductase, bzd-type, subunit Q, whose amino-acid sequence is MSEPTREFWRWKEESWTDPDRTWQDARVITQGIDVGSVSSQSVVCLDAELYAYNTVRTGGNSPESAQRAMQGLFEKTGLKLDDIHFTVGTGYGRVNIPFADKAITEIACHGLGAHYMGGAGVRTILDMGGQDCKAIHIDERGKVTNFLMNDKCAAGTGRGMEVIADLLEVPIEELGPRSFDIDEEPPPVSDVCVVFAKSEAMARLKDGWTKNKVIAAYCRAMAERVAALLERIGVEPEFFVTGGISKNAGVVRRIEEILGVESRKTAFDTQIAGALGAALFAHTLHVKK
- a CDS encoding acyl-CoA dehydratase activase, translating into MVTSGVDVGNKSIKVVVLADGAVAARAAGPAGFEPNVVAGELLAGALKQAGLKRADLVHVTATGGGRNLLAFADSTVTDVTATARGANLLCPGVTTVVEVGAEESRGIKTDGRGRVVDSAVNDKCAAGSGAFTESMARALGMTLKEFGEKSLESSARISMNAQCTVFAESEVVSLIHSGADRRDIARAVHDAIANRVASMVRRVKIEGEVALLGGLAYNPGFVRCLREHLDVETIRIPEHPEFAAALGAAAVAAERSA